One genomic segment of Euwallacea fornicatus isolate EFF26 chromosome 18, ASM4011564v1, whole genome shotgun sequence includes these proteins:
- the LOC136344886 gene encoding fatty acyl-CoA reductase wat-like: protein MEKVEGKSEIQEFYKGTNVFVTGGTGFMGKILIEKLLRDTEVETIYVLIREKKGKTPHMRIDSLFDDVIFDRVKMEKPKCRNKVEAIPGDCSLAGLGISITDRQKLISNINVVFHVAATVNFNEQIKLAYNINVSGTKNLLNLAREMTNLKSVMHVSTAFSNCTRLEIDEQIYDHPLRCSDVEAVLEKMSEHESDLCTSQFLGNWPNTYTFTKAMAESLIKDMSNDIPIGIFRPGIVVSTYKEPITGWIDNLYGPTGSTVGTISGFLRVSFADEMQQADIVPVDTCVAGLIAAAWNTAQRNVERKVENIPVFNYVSSPENPIIWREFRDLNMIYGNTYASSTAIWCPISIATVNSYLYPILIFFLHILPAAVIDLFSLLTGRKPTLLKIYKKIHKFSNILQFFCTREWKFSNKNTQALWLKMNKTDQELFPFSMKHVLWLQFFKIYLKGIRKYLLKEPESTLKSGQTRIKRFIILHHIIKNASIYLAISLVLSLLKNTWNVIFDSTLI from the exons ATGGAGAAAGTGGAGGGTAAGTCAGAGATTCAGGAATTTTACAAGGGCACCAACGTCTTTGTAACCGGTGGAACTGGGTTCATGGGCAAAATCCTGATCGAGAAGCTACTGAGAGACACCGAGGTAGAAACTATTTATGTGCTGATTCGGGAAAAAAAGGGCAAGACTCCTCATATGAGGATAGATTCCTTGTTTGATGACGTG ATATTCGACCGAGTCAAGATGGAAAAACCAAAATGCCGAAATAAAGTCGAGGCCATTCCTGGTGACTGTTCCTTGGCAG GACTCGGGATCTCAATAACAGACAGGCAGAAGCTCATCTCGAACATCAATGTCGTTTTCCACGTTGCGGCCACAGTTAACTTCAACGAGCAGATAAAACTGGCCTACAATATCAACGTAAGCGGCACTAAAAATCTTTTGAATTTGGCCCGAGAAATGACAAATCTTAAG TCTGTAATGCATGTATCAACTGCATTCTCCAACTGTACACGACTGGAAATCGACGAGCAAATCTACGACCATCCTTTGCGATGTTCCGATGTTGAAGCTGTGCTGGAAAAAATGAGTGAACATGAATCCGATTTGTGTACTTCCCA GTTTCTAGGGAATTGGCCTAACACGTACACCTTCACCAAAGCCATGGCGGAATCGCTCATTAAAGATATGTCCAATGACATTCCCATAGGAATTTTTAGGCCAGGCATAG ttgtatcgacgtacaaagaaCCCATCACTGGCTGGATAGACAACCTCTATGGACCTACAGGGTCGACTGTAGGCACAATCTCAGGATTTCTCAGggtttcatttgccgatgaaATGCAACAGGCCGATATAGTGCCTGTAGACACATGCGTGGCTGGTCTGATTGCTGCTGCTTGGAATACTGCTCAAAGAAATGTCGAAAG GAAAGTGGAAAATATTCCGGTGTTCAACTATGTTTCCTCCCCGGAAAATCCCATTATATGGCGAGAGTTTAGAGACTTGAACATGATTTATGGAAACACCTACGCGTCTTCCACTGCTATTTGGTGCCCAATTAGTATTGCAACTGTCAATTCCTATCTGTATcccatattaattttctttttgcacATTTTGCCTGCAGCTGTGATcgatttgttttctttgttgaCTGGAAGGAAGCCAAC attactaaaaatatacaaaaaaatccaCAAATTCTCGAATATCCTTCAGTTTTTCTGCACGAGAGAGtggaaattcagcaacaaAAACACACAAGCACTGTGgctgaaaatgaataaaacggATCAAGAGTTGTTCCCGTTTAGCATGAAACACGTGCTGTGGCTGCAATTCTTCAAGATATACTTGAAAGGAATCAGGAAGTACTTGTTGAAGGAACCGGAGAGCACTTTGAAATCCGGACAAACACGAATCAAAAG GTTCATTATACTGCACCACATCATCAAGAACGCAAGTATTTATTTGGCAATATCATTAGTTCTATCTCTTCTCAAGAATACCTGGAACGTTATATTCGATTCAACactaatttaa
- the Prosbeta3 gene encoding proteasome subunit beta type-3 — MSILSYNGGAMVAMKGENCVSIAADRRFGIQAQTLATNFEKIFEMGPHLYVGLPGLATDTQTVMEKLRFRKNLYELKESRLMSPKVFSAMLSHMLYEKRFGPFFVEPVVAGLDPKTYEPFICNMDLIGCINQPKDFVVGGTASAQLYGMCEALWEPNLGPDDLFETTSQALINAFDRDAISGWGATVYIIEKDKVTIKNLKTRMD, encoded by the exons ATG TCTATTCTATCATACAATGGTGGGGCCATGGTGGCCATGAAAGGAGAAAACTGCGTCTCCATCGCAGCTGACAGAAGATTTGGTATTCAAGCTCAAACCCTTGCCACtaacttcgaaaaaatatttgaaatgggACCTCACCTCTATGTAGGCCTTCCAGGTTTGGCAACTGATACCCAGACAGTCATGGAGAAACTTAGATtcaggaaaaatttatatgagTTAAAAGAAAGCAGATTGATGTCTCCAAAAGTATTCAGTGCCATGCTTTCTCATATGCTTTATGAAAAACGATTTGGACCCTTTTTTGTTGAACCAGTAGTAGCTGGTCTGGACCCCAAAACTTATGAACCATTTATTTGCAATATGGACCTCATAGGATGCATTAACCAACCTAAAGACTTTGTAGTGGGAGGTACTGCCTCAGCCCAATTGTATGGTATGTGTGAGGCTTTATGGGAACCCAATTTGGGTCCTGATGATTTGTTTGAAACTACATCTCAAGCATTGATTAATGCTTTTGATAGAGATGCCATTTCTGGGTGGGGAGCCACAGTTTATATCAT aGAGAAGGATAAGGTGACAATCAAGAACTTAAAGACCAGGATGGATTga
- the slx1 gene encoding structure-specific endonuclease subunit slx1: MDEAIIENFYGVYLLYCLNPKYTGRTYIGYTVDPNRRIKQHNKGNQFGGARRTSNRGPWTMVLIIHGFPNDISALRFEWAWQHPHHSRRLQHIAKKKSKEKMYDFCLRVLSEMLHVGPWNRLPLIIRWLNDDFTKEFPISKGPPLHMPICYGPVISKQLPKLKLTQQDLLSTNLSQSSDTCYVCLKPVETSRKVTCLESMCTATFHIICMSKNFLVEGQYVPIEGNCPKCKNHFLWGDIVRKFRGCYGNIDFKINVESVNDFYCSEEDN, translated from the exons ATGGACGAAGCCATAATAGAGAATTTTTATGGGGTGTATTTACTATATTGTTTAAACCCCAAATACACTGGACGAACTTACATTGGATACACTGTGGATCCAAACAGAAGGATAAAGCAACATAACAAAGGGAATCAATTTGGTGGGGCCCGACGGACAAGCAATCGAGGACCCTG GACTATGGTCCTTATTATCCATGGCTTTCCTAATGATATATCTGCATTAAGA TTTGAATGGGCCTGGCAACATCCCCATCACTCCAGAAGGTTACAACATATAGccaaaaagaaatcaaaggaaaaaatgtatgATTTTTGCTTGAGAGTTCTATCAGAAATGCTACATGTAGGCCCATGGAACAGACTGCCTCTGATAATTCGTTGGTTGAATGATGACTTTACTAAAGAGTTTCCA ataAGCAAAGGGCCTCCTCTACACATGCCAATTTGCTATGGACCTGTGATAAGCAAACAACTTCCAAAACTCAAACtaactcaacaagatttatTATCTACTAATTTGAGCCAAAGTTCTGACACTTGTTATGTGTGTCTTAAACCAGTGGAAACTTCAAGAAAAGTAACTTGTCTAGAATCTATGTGCACAGCAACATTTCATATTATCTGCATGTCAAAGAATTTTCTGGTTGAAGGCCAATACGTCccaattgaaggaaattgccCCAAGtgcaaaaaccattttttatgGGGCGATATTGTGCGAAAATTCAGAGGCTGTTACggaaatattgattttaagaTTAATGTAGAAAGTGTcaatgatttttattgttcTGAGGAAGACAATTAA
- the LOC136344887 gene encoding protein Fer3-like: MKMSSFSSDHGSWDAGSGAEYPGYPNEINGYGGLWDPHHFPSQNPALGGYPDILTAFNSDLVWPRHQQCGALVSSRMGRNGASNGVQSQKKTRRRVATMAQRRAANIRERRRMFNLNEAFDKLRRKVPTFAYEKRLSRIETLRLAITYISFMTELLHGHPLDHKTNDAYPQREYIPYGLIN; the protein is encoded by the exons ATGAAAATGTCCTCTTTTTCCAGTGACCATGGGTCGTGGGATGCAGGAAGT GGTGCGGAGTACCCTGGGTATCCCAATGAAATCAACGGATACGGAGGTCTATGGGATCCTCATCATTTCCCTAGTCAAAATCCAGCGTTGGGGGGGTACCCGGATATCCTAACTGCCTTCAATTCAGACCTtg TTTGGCCTCGGCATCAACAGTGCGGCGCTCTGGTTTCTAGTCGAATGGGCAGAAATGGTGCATCTAATGGGGTACAATCGCAGAAAAAGACGCGGAGAAGGGTTGCCACTATGGCTCAACGCAGAGCTGCTAATATACGAGAAAGGCGACGTATGTTCAATTTAAATGAGGCATTTGATAAATTGAGAAGAAAA GTGCCAACTTTTGCTTACGAGAAACGACTGTCACGCATTGAAACTCTGCGTTTGGCCATTACTTACATCAGTTTCATGACAGAGCTTCTTCACGGTCATCCGCTTGACCATAAGACCAATGACGCGTATCCTCAAAGAGAATATATCCCTTATGGTCTGATTAATTAG
- the gny gene encoding dolichyl pyrophosphate Man9GlcNAc2 alpha-1,3-glucosyltransferase, whose product MSAVIMYCKISSEVWLVFFGTLVALLLRCCTTLHPYSGEGNPPMYGDYEAQRHWMEVTTNLPIKYWYQNTTDNQLDYWGLDYPPLTAYHMYLCGKIANLINQNFTKLHDSRGHESDAHKFFMRTTVLLGDIAIFFPALILHFYLSINLDKRFENLKSRKKSKKSVLNLKIFDPSLSIVLGLLYPGLILIDHGHFQYNSISLGLFIFAVICILHKRNVWATIIFCLALNYKQMELYHSLPFFFYLLSTCIPKPGQTAMTGIISLSKLVVTVLITFSITWAPFLTDIDTFLQVLHRQFPIARGVFEDKVSNLWCALNVAFKFTSKFNNYQMMRLCFFSTISAVLPSCVDLFLRPNLKKFVLSLINSSLAFFLFSYQVHEKSILLVAVPVLLYFPYAPFTCFWFLCISVFSMIPLLIKDRLIIAVVALMTFYIISFRVSIEHTFKNMFDSKEGLVEYYRRLTLLIFDSSEVRKKLKLSAIISLVYRRIFQNKEALIALLHHITIVLSLLGCTILFIVSLCWEPPTRYPDLFPLIISIYSCVHFLGFFIYFNIKQLSLPQQFEDIRNVKVKIS is encoded by the coding sequence ATGAGTGCTGTTATAATGTACTGCAAAATAAGTAGTGAAGTTTGGCTGGTTTTCTTTGGGACATTAGTGGCCCTACTTTTGAGATGTTGCACCACTCTACATCCATATTCTGGTGAAGGAAATCCTCCCATGTATGGTGACTATGAGGCTCAAAGACATTGGATGGAAGTGACGACAAACTTACCTATAAAGTACTGGTACCAAAACACCACTGACAACCAACTGGATTACTGGGGGCTTGATTATCCCCCATTAACAGCTTATCACATGTATCTTTGTGGAAAAATCGccaatttaattaatcaaaattttaccaaactACATGATTCCCGAGGACATGAAAGTGATGCCCATAAATTCTTTATGAGAACCACCGTTTTATTGGGTGATAtagcaatattttttccagCTCTAATATTGCACTTTTATTTAAGTATCAATTTGGATAAAAGATTTGAGAATTTgaagtcacgaaagaaaagCAAGAAGAGTGTTTtgaatttgaagatatttgatcCTTCTTTGTCCATAGTGCTTGGCTTATTGTATCCAGGTCTTATATTGATTGATCATGGACATTTTCAGTATAACTCAATTTCTCTGGGTTTGTTCATATTTGCTGTAATATGCATTTTGCACAAACGAAATGTGTGGGCTACCATAATTTTTTGTCTGGCTTTAAACTACAAGCAAATGGAGCTCTATCATTCAttgccatttttcttttatttgcttAGTACTTGTATACCAAAACCTGGTCAAACAGCTATGACAGGCATAATTTCCTTAAGTAAACTTGTAGTCAcagttttaataacattttcaataacttgGGCTCCATTTCTTACAGACATTGATACATTCCTTCAAGTGCTTCACAGACAATTTCCAATTGCACGgggtgtgtttgaggacaaagtttcaaatcttTGGTGTGCTTTAAATGTCGCATTTAAGTttacatcaaaatttaataattatcagATGATGCGTCTGTGCTTTTTCAGTACAATATCTGCAGTATTACCTTCTTGTGTGGACCTATTTCTAAGGcctaatttaaagaaatttgtgcTCTCACTGATAAATTCTTCTCtggcattttttttgtttagttatCAAGTTCACGAGAAATCCATTCTTTTAGTGGCAGTACCAgttcttttatattttcccTATGCCCCTTTCACCTGTTTTTGGTTCTTGTGCATTTCAGTATTCAGCATGATCCCCCTGTTAATTAAAGATAGATTAATTATTGCAGTAGTGGCCTTAATGACGTTTTATATAATTTCCTTTAGAGTTTCTATTGAGCATACTTTTAAGAATATGTTTGACAGTAAGGAAGGCTTGGTGGAGTACTATCGTAGACTAACTCTCCTCATCTTTGACTCCTCAGAGGTTAGAAAGAAGCTTAAACTTAGCGCAATAATCAGTCTGGTCTATAGGAGAATTTTTCAGAACAAAGAGGCTTTAATTGCCTTACTGCATCATATCACTATAGTGCTTTCCCTCTTAGGGTGTACAATACTTTTCATTGTAAGTTTGTGTTGGGAACCACCCACAAGGTACCCAGACTTATTTCCTCTTATTATTTCCATATATTCTTGCGTTCATTTCTTAGGCTTCTTTATCTACTTTAACATAAAGCAGTTAAGTTTGCCTCAACAATTTGAGGATATTAGGAACGTTAAAGTCAAAATCTCATAA
- the LOC136345118 gene encoding DNA ligase 1-like, with protein MSMLAERKRKQKWSLNPRGKFWADDSNKFGQKLLEKMGWAPGKGLGLKEDGMTEHIKVAYKNDSEGMGYKKNDNQWTEHEINFSSLLVSLAGTETTQDNTVKVNSLEKQSKSSKARLHYKKFTKGKDLSKCSEKDLANIFGKKSLNESSNQDIEEEEVNEDLVVDNNFSYGGSMSDYFKKKLPSFSKSHGYEIGSNGVLKNSGFERNESESESETTVGFGFKEEQTCIKSSEDAISKKKKIKKKRSLEDNSNLNDTPSKKKKTDKLKKKELETGLSNPAFDPLFSPAKMQKHILEPIEESTSEMLNDTVGEVAESFKVQVQINNDIIVVEDQQELSQDNTPKKRKKNKNKMKNLDDLKSDEECEKKKIKKKILDNGIDENMDVVIDPNVKTVKKKRKKKHENVINKELVIESSVIELTPQKITTPKKALEGTENQVFSIGSENESIATETENPYELKPKKNKKYKSKEESPGLINPLFDSEDMATEKDLMNKLYEVKRNDKTKKKKKHQEPKKNEGIDNPALTLDASIEEECDLILNIASTPVITTPKITEQNSIHKVKPVSRRKSVRFSDVTRERIIPSKEDIESETLEESREIIEIEGILNDSSELSYIDKFIQKKKTKKSNKGIENSAFDQQANNIEENITSMAKTIDSFQAEVENDINEAKIKSIEVEDIMVGEVGNPEGDNEKLEDGTVKLKFKHANFKRVYRYMESLTGAKKSYKHLIKGDIVVGFRDTNLHQIEGYAAQKIS; from the exons ATGTCAATGCTTGCAGaaagaaaacgaaaacaaaagtGGTCGCTTAACCCCAGAGGCAAATTTTGGGCTGATG ATAGCAataaatttggccaaaaactattagaaaaaatgggtTGGGCCCCTGGGAAAGGGCTTGGATTGAAGGAAGATGGCATGACCGAGCATATAAAAGTTGCTTATAAGAATGATTCTGAAG GCATGGGTTATAAGAAGAATGATAATCAATGGACAGAACATGAGATTAACTTCTCCTCCCTTCTCGTCAGTTTAGCAGGCACAGAAACCACTCAAGATAACACTGTTAAAGTCAATTCTTTAGAAAAACAATCAAAAAGCTCAAAGGCTAGACTGcactataaaaaatttactaaggGTAAAGATTTGAGCAAATGTTCAGAAAAAGACTTAGCAaacatttttggcaaaaaatctttaaatgaaTCCTCCAACCAGGATATTGAAGAGGAGGAAGTTAATGAAGACCTGGTAGTTGATAACAACTTCTCATATGGAGGCTCAATGTCTgactattttaaaaagaaattacctAGTTTTAGCAAAAGTCATGGGTATGAAATTGGGAGCAATGGAGTTTTGAAAAACTCTGGTTTTGAAAGAAATGAGTCAGAGTCTGAGAGTGAAACTACTGTAGGGTTTGGTTTTAAAGAGGAACAGACCTGTATTAAATCAAGTGAAGATGCCATatcaaagaagaagaaaattaaaaagaaaaggagTTTGGAGGATAATTCTAATTTAAATGACACTCcttccaaaaaaaagaaaactgacaaattgaagaaaaaagaacTTGAAACTGGCCTATCAAATCCAGCATTTGATCCCTTGTTTTCCCCTGCTAAAATGCAGAAACACATCTTGGAACCAATAGAAGAAAGTACTTCTGAAATGCTGAATGACACTGTAGGAGAAGTTGCTGAAAGCTTTAAGGTTCAGGTTCAAATTAACAATGATATAATTGTAGTTGAAGACCAGCAGGAACTTTCTCAAGATAATACTCCTAAgaagaggaaaaaaaataaaaacaaaatgaaaaatttagatgATTTGAAGTCAGATGAAGAATgtgagaaaaagaaaattaaaaagaaaatattggaTAATGGTATTGATGAAAATATGGATGTTGTTATAGATCCTAATGTAAAAACTGTAaagaaaaaacgtaaaaagaagcatgaaaatgtaataaataaagagCTTGTTATTGAGTCTTCTGTCATAGAGCTCACAcctcaaaaaataacaacaccTAAGAAGGCACTTGAGGGAACAGAAAATCAGGTCTTTAGCATTGGAAGTGAAAATGAGAGCATCGCAACTGAAACTGAAAACCCTTATGAATTAAAGCCTAAAAAGAACAAGAAATATAAATCTAAAGAAGAAAGCCCTGGGCTAATAAACCCACTATTTGATTCTGAAGATATGGCCACTGAAAAAGATTTAATGAACAAACTATATGAAGTCAAGCGAAatgataaaacaaaaaaaaaaaagaaacatcaagaacctaaaaaaaatgaaggcATTGACAATCCTGCTTTGACTTTAGATGCATCAATTGAGGAGGAATGTGATTTAATACTAAATATTGCCTCCACTCCTGTAATAACTACACCTAAAATTACAGAACAAAACAGCATTCATAAAGTCAAACCAGTGTCTCGAAGGAAAAGTGTGAGATTCAGCGATGTAACTCGAGAAAGAATAATCCCCTCAAAAGAAGATATTGAAAGTGAAACTTTGGAGGAGAGCAGGgagataattgaaattgaaggGATCTTAAATGACAGCTCGGAGTTGAGTTATATagacaaatttattcaaaaaaaaaagaccaaAAAATCTAACAAAGGCATTGAGAACAGTGCTTTTGACCAACAAGCTAATAACATAGAGGAAAATATTACTTCCATGGCAAAAACCATTGACAGTTTCCAAGCAGAAGTAGAAAATGACATTAATGAAGCGAAAATTAAGTCAATCGAAGTTGAGGATATTATGGTTGGGGAAGTGGGAAACCCTGAGGGCGATAATGAGAAACTGGAGGATGGTACTGTGAAATTGAAGTTCAaacatgcaaattttaaaagagtgTACCGATATATGGAGAGTTTAACTGGAGCCAAGAAGTCATATAAGCACCTAATTAAAGGAGATATAGTAGTAGGGTTTCGGGATACCAATTTGCACCAGATAGAGGGGTATGCAGCACAGAAAATCAGTTGA
- the lt gene encoding vacuolar protein sorting-associated protein 41 homolog, with translation MSESNDCMSDSEYSEDEIEPKLKYVRLGNDLKKILNKTSATCIAVHTKFICLGSHLGIIYVLDHEGNNVLSQRPKAHSVSVNHISIDKNGDYIASCSDDGRVYVHGLLSTENNYNLNVARLVKTVALDPNYCKSPSNKRFITGDDKLTLHERTFLGGLKSTVLLESEGLVGSLCWGENFLALSSSIGVRVYDMNARCSLGLIKWEEHPGVLIDKFRCNLRWANSRTLLIGWVDTVRVCIIRKRSNVELAVRALPEYLVDPVSTFQTEFYISGIAPLDQQLVLLGVPKEQDENNKSLRPQLYIVEYKDNDYSDICTDSLTLRGYQEYSVNDYHLDVLLEENVFFIVAPKDVVIASPYDLDDRIQWFIQHNKYKEALEILEHNDGRTIHKHTVQSVGIDYLDFLLSRCMYDDAGKLGLDIFEKNPSLWEDQIYKFASAHQLRAVSPYIPRTLESKLNPHIYEMILFEYLKFDGQGFLQLIKELNHQLYNVSAVINAVLDHVLTNKQDIFVEALAILYSYEQKYDISLSMYLKLKHKDVFTLIQKHNLHSVIHDMLIDLMDLDYKKTVALLLEKNNISSEKIVEKLRPSPLHLYRYLDEFDKKNTKGEYHKELVGLYAMFDRPKLLPFLKKSDRYLIQEALDICQKKKYYPEMVFLLGRMGNTKEALDLIINELKDMQYAISFCFEHDDSDLWDDLIDHSISKPECVTFLLQSIGNYVDPTALIMKIKGDMQIPGLRSSLVKMLNQYNLQVSVQEGCKKILVSDYFNLQKKLVSIRQQGTSLCSDEVCGACHYKIIQADMSRIADLIMFNCKHVFHKKCLESQTTSCVVCCPAEKIN, from the exons ATGTCCGAATCTAAC GATTGTATGAGTGATTCTGAGTATTCAGAAGATGAAATAGAGCCAAAACTGAAATATGTTCGCCTTGGAAATGACTTAAAAAAGATCCTTAATAAAACCTCTGCAACATGTATTGCTGTGCACACAAAG TTTATATGTCTGGGTTCACACTTGGGTATTATTTACGTATTGGACCATGAAGGCAATAATGTATTAAGTCAGAGACCTAAAGCCCATTCTGTAAGTGTAAATCATATATCAATTGATAAGAATGGAGATTATATTGCTTCATGTTCTGATGATGGTCGGGTGTATGTTCATGGGTTATTATCAACAGAAAATAACTACAATCTCAATGTGGCTCGTCTAGTTAAAACTGTAGCCTTGGATCCTAATTATTGTAAAAGTCCTTCAAATAAGAGATTTATTACTG GAGATGACAAATTAACCCTCCATGAGCGCACATTTCTTGGAGGCTTAAAATCCACTGTTTTGTTAGAAAGCGAAGGCTTGGTGGGGAGTTTGTGTTGGGGGGAAAATTTTTTAGCTTTGTCAAGTAGTATAGGAGTGAGGGTTTATGATATGAATGCCAGGTGCTCTTTAGGACTTATCAAATGGGAGGAACATCCTGG AGTTTTAATAGATAAATTTAGGTGCAATCTAAGATGGGCAAATAGCAGAACTCTTCTTATAGGTTGGGTCGATACAGTTCGTGTCTGTATTATTAGAAAGCGGAGCAATGTTGAGTTAGCTGTAAGGGCGTTGCCTGAATATTTAGTAGATCCAG tCTCAACATTCCAAACTGAATTTTATATTAGTGGAATAGCTCCCTTAGATCAGCAATTGGTTTTGCTGGGAGTGCCCAAAGAACAAGATGAAAACAATAAGAGTTTGCGTCCACAGCTGTATATAGTAGAGTATAAGGATAATGATTATAGTGATATTTGTACTGACAGTTTAACATTAAGag GATACCAGGAATATTCAGTGAATGATTATCATTTGGATGTTTTGTTAGAAGAGAATGTGTTCTTTATTGTTGCTCCAAAAGATGTTGTTATAGCTAGTCCTTATGATTTAGATGATAGGATACAGTGGTTTATACAACACAA CAAATATAAAGAGGCCCTTGAAATATTAGAGCACAATGATGGCAGAACAATTCACAAACATACCGTTCAGAGTGTGGGAATAGATTATTTAGACTTTTTGCTCAGTCGCTGCATGTACGATGATGCCGGCAAGTTAGGATtagatatatttgaaaaaaatccttcACTTTGGGAAGACCAAATCTACAAATTTGCCAGTGCTCATCAACTCAG AGCTGTGAGTCCTTATATTCCAAGAACGCTCGAATCTAAATTAAACCCGCATATTTACGAAATGATTTTATTCgagtatttgaaatttgatggGCAG GGTTTTCTACAATTAATCAAAGAATTGAATCATCAACTATACAACGTGTCTGCAGTAATTAATGCGGTATTAGACCACGTCTTGACTAATAAGCAGGATATTTTTGTAGAAGCTTTAGCAATTTTGTATAGTTATGAGCAAAAATATGACATAAGCTTGTCTATGTATCTTAA GTTAAAACATAAAGACGTCTTTACGCTTATCCAAAAACACAATTTGCATAGTGTCATTCATGATATGCTAATTGATTTAATGGATTTGGATTACAAGAAAACTGTTGCCTTGCTTTTAgagaaaaacaatatttcctcTGAGAAAATCGTGGAAAAGCTCCGACCTAGTCCTCTTCACTTGTACAgg TACTTAGACGAATTTGACAAGAAGAATACTAAGGGAGAATATCACAAGGAGTTAGTTGGTCTGTATGCAATGTTTGATAGACCAAAACTATTACCTTTTCTTAAGAAATCTGATCGATACCTTATTCAGGAGGCCTTGGATATTTGCCAGAAGAAAAAGTATTATCCTGAAATGGTTTTTCTCTTGG GCCGTATGGGAAATACAAAAGAAGCCTTAGATTTGATAATAAATGAACTAAAGGATATGCAATACGCAATTTCGTTTTGTTTCGAACATGATGATTCAGATTTGTGGGATGATTTAATTGATCATTCCATAAGCAAGCCTG AATGCGTCACATTTTTACTTCAAAGTATAGGGAATTACGTCGATCCCACTGCCTTGATTATGAAGATTAAGGGAGATATGCAAATACCCGGATTAAGGAGCTCGTTAGTGAAAATGTTGAATCAGTATAATTTACAG GTTTCAGTGCAAGAAGGTTGTAAAAAGATTCTAGTTTccgattattttaatttgcaaaagaAGTTAGTGAGTATTCGGCAACAAGGCACGTCGTTATGTAGCGATGAAGTTTGTGGAGCGTgtcattataaaattattcaagcaG ATATGTCCAGAATAGCTGATTTGATAATGTTCAATTGCAAAcatgtttttcataaaaagtgtttggaaagtcaaacaACCAGTTGCGTGGTCTGTTGTCCAGCAgagaaaataaactaa